In Panicum virgatum strain AP13 chromosome 4N, P.virgatum_v5, whole genome shotgun sequence, a single window of DNA contains:
- the LOC120670365 gene encoding aspartyl protease AED1-like: MAAYTAAPPKGGLDTCYDFAGAFFVVPPRVELVLEWGNVLELDRSGVLFASPPVLFHDCLAFAPNSDDRMPGILGNVQQLTMEVLYDVAGGAVGFRRGAC; this comes from the exons ATGGCCGCGtacacggcggcgccgcccaagGGGGGCCTCGACACCTGCTACGATTTCGCCGGCGCTTTCTTCGTGGTGCCGCCGAGAGTGGAGCTGGTGCTGGAGTGGGGGAACGTCCTGGAGCTGGACCGGTCGGGGGTCCTCTTCGCA TCTCCCCCGGTCCTCTTCCACGACTGCCTCGCCTTCGCGCCCAACAGCGACGACCGCATGCCGGGGATCCTCGGCAACGTGCAGCAGCTGACGATGGAGGTGCTCTACGACGTCGCCGGCGGGGCCGTGGGGTTCCGCCGCGGCGCGTGCTGA
- the LOC120671363 gene encoding aspartyl protease AED1-like, producing MVVVLPLLLLLLLCSSPSALGANDKHDEFTVLDLSSLKPHAACSGHRETPPHNGSWVPLYHPLGPCSPSYRGAAAAAAPSLADLLRQDRFRAHRIHGKVSGGFRSSKGSYKEPVAIEETQVHHQAAITIGMGTQSMSSQRIGPAATDDDGTSGGPPPVSQTVVLDTASDVPWVDCVPCALAECPYYDPARSSSYAAFPCNSSACKQLGPYASSCANNQCQYRVAYPDGSSSSGTYSSDLLTITSGNTVSGFRFGCNQNAQAAGGGGPSPTNGFMALGRGAQSLMAQTSSAYGNAFSYCLPQRESDKGFFQIGVPGGASYRFAMTPMLRDPRRPALYRALLVAITVNGQPLNVAPEALAGGAALDSRTVFTRLPLTVYAALRAAFRDKMAAYRRASSPPQTELDTCYDFTGVRYVRLPRIALVFDRNAVVELDRSGILFGDCLAFTANDDDSAPAILGNTQQKTIEVLHDVGGGNIGFRRQAC from the exons ATGGTTGTTGTTTTGccactgctgctcctcctcttgctctgtTCTTCTCCATCTGCCCTTGGAGCCAATGACAAACACGACGAGTTCACAGTCCTGGACCTGAGCTCGCTGAAGCCACATGCCGCCTGCTCCGGACACAGGG agacgCCGCCCCACAACGGCAGCTGGGTGCCGTTGTACCACCCTCTCGGCCCGTGCTCGCCGTCGTATAggggtgccgcggcggcggcggcgccgtcgttgGCCGACCTGCTCCGGCAGGACCGGTTCCGCGCCCACCGCATCCACGGCAAGGTGTCCGGCGGTTTCCGCTCGAGCAAGGGCTCCTACAAGGAGCCGGTGGCCATCGAGGAGACCCAGGTCCATCACCAGGCCGCCATCACAATCGGAATGGGCACACAATCCATGAGCTCCCAG CGCATCGGTCCGGCGGCGACCGACGACGACGGGACCTCCGGCGGCCCGCCGCCGGTGTCCCAGACGGTGGTGCTGGACACGGCGAGCGACGTGCCGTGGGTGGACTGCGTGCCCTGCGCCCTCGCGGAGTGCCCCTACTACGACCCGGCCCGGTCGAGCAGCTACGCCGCCTTCCCCTGCAACTCCTCCGCCTGCAAGCAGCTCGGCCCCTACGCCAGCAGCTGCGCCAACAACCAGTGCCAGTACCGCGTTGCCTACCCCGACGGCTCCTCCTCGTCGGGGACCTACAGCTCCGACCTCCTCACCATCACCTCCGGCAACACCGTCAGCGGCTTCAGGTTCGGGTGCAACCAGAAcgcccaggccgccggcggcggcggcccgagccCGACTAACGGGTTCATGGcgctcggccgcggcgcgcaGTCGCTCATGGCCCAGACCTCGTCCGCCTACGGCAACGCCTTCTCCTACTGCCTCCCGCAGCGGGAGAGCGACAAGGGCTTCTTCCAGATCGGCGTGCCCGGCGGCGCGTCCTACAGGTTCGCCATGACGCCGATGCTCAGGGACCCGCGGCGCCCCGCGCTGTACCGCGCGCTCCTGGTGGCCATCACCGTCAACGGGCAGCCGCTCAACGTGGCCCCcgaggcgctcgccggcggcgcggcgctggacTCCCGCACCGTCTTCACCCGCCTGCCCCTGACGGTGTACGCGGCGCTGCGCGCGGCGTTCAGGGACAAGATGGCCGCGTACCGCcgggcctcctcgccgccgcagaCGGAGCTGGACACCTGCTACGACTTCACCGGCGTCCGCTACGTCCGGCTGCCCAGGATCGCGCTGGTGTTCGACCGGAACGCCGTCGTGGAGCTGGACCGGTCGGGGATCCTGTTCGGCGACTGCCTCGCCTTCACGGccaacgacgacgacagcgcGCCGGCGATCCTCGGCAACACGCAGCAGAAGACCATCGAGGTGCTCCATGACGTCGGCGGCGGGAACATAGGCTTCCGCCGCCAAGCGTGCTGA